AATATGTGGTCAATGATATTTATCTAAAGGTGGGGTCTACAATAATAGAAGGGTTAATAAATGAGAGTGAAGCGCTAAAGATAAATTATACGCCATGGTTTGACCCCGATCTTAATCAAATAAATGTAAAAACATCTATGGTCAATGCTGATAAAGAAGCCGAACTATTAGGAAGTGAAATCGAGAGAATAATTACAGAGTTCTTACAATCGGGTATAGTAGATCAATTCGTTTTTGAAGCTAACGAATTTCTTATATCCATGGGAGAAGAGAAGTTAAGCAATGATGATGCTAGTGAAATTTTTGAAATTGTTGTACTAGATGAAAATAATATCAGAATCAACTAAAGTTATTCGTTGTTAGCTTCCAAGTTGATAATACTAAATAACCATGGTTATCGTTTTAATAGAATTTCAATTATTTTTTTCAAAGATTAGGTAAAGAAGAGTATTATCATTTCATCATCTTTATCAATAATTAATTTGATCCAAATTACCATTGACAAAACATATACTACAAGTGTAATATTAATATTAAATATTACACTTGTAGTACATAAGTCGTGTATAAGGAGATGTTCCAAATGAATAACCAATCAAAGATATCTGAATCAGAATGGAGAGTCATGGAGGTTTTGTGGGAAAACTCACCCTTAACTTCTGCTGAAATTATTCATCAATTAAGTAGTACGACAGATTGGAATCCAAAAACGATACACACCTTAATAAATCGTTTAGTAAAAAAAGAAGTGCTAGGTGTTAAAAAGGGAGAACGATTTAAACTCTTTTTCCCACTTATATCTGCAGAGGAATGTAGAAAGATGGAGACAACATCTTTTTTACAAAAAGTCTATTCTGGATCTCGCCAAATGTTTATTACAAATTTTATCAAAGATGAGAAGCTGACTGAAAAAGAGATTGAAGAATTAAAAACACTTCTTCAACAAAAAAGAGAGAATGAAGAATAATTCTGTGTGAATAGTGTGGTGAGGAAATGGATGTACAAGGCTTGTTTTCACTTGTTTTAAGCTTGTCTCTATTAGGCAGTGTGATGACAGGTGTCATTTTCCTTATGAAAAAAGGATTTCATAATAAGATGTCTGCTCATTGGCACTATTATATTTGGTTGTTGTTAATTGCTAGGCTAATCATACCTTATAGTTTTGAAACTTCATTATTAATGCCTGAAAAAGAGCCAGAACTAAGCACTTCAAATTCAGAAGAATTTGAAGGAACTAATAATCAGATCAGTACGATTGAAAAACAAGAAAGCAACAATGTAATAGAAGAAGTGTCACCCGTAATTAGTAGAGATAAAGAAAAGGTAGTTTCTATTAAATCTTTAAAGCAAATATTACCTATTATTTGGATAGCTGGAGCTACCATTACACTGTTAATAATGTTAATAGTTAATTTCCATTTTCATTGGAGATTAACAAAGAATGAAAAGTGTGAAAATTATGAATTATTAAATCTTCTAGAAGAATGTAAGAAGAAATTGAAGGTTAAAGCCAAAGTTCAAATCATTTATGATGACTCAATGGGTACACCTTCTGTTGTTGGTTTTTTTCGACCAAAAATCCTTGTTAATAAAAATATGTTAAATAGTCTATCCAGTAATGAAATAAAGTTTGTACTATTACATGAGCTAACACATGTTAAGCGTAATGATATCCTTATTCATTGGCTAATCATCTTCGTTCAAGCAATTCACTGGTTTAATCCAATCATATGGTGTAGCTTTTACGCGATGAGGAAAGATTGCGAGATTTCATGCGATGCGTCTGTGTTATCACGATTAAAAAGAGAAGAGCACTTAGAGTATGGTTTTTCCCTTCTTACAGTAATAGAACAAATATCAAAGAAAACATTAATCCCACGATCAATTGGGATGTCAACAAGTCGTTCACATATGAAATTAAGATTGGAGAGAATTACTATGTTTAATAAACCATCTTGGAAATGGATTTCTCTTTCAAGTATGTTAGCTGTTGGAATTATCCTCTCAGGGTTTACCACATTTACAAATGCTACTTCTAATCATTTAATCGATACCTATGAAACTTTTAGTATCGAAGAGGAAATTATATCTGTCGCTCAGGGCGTACAATATGATTTAAAGTTTTCTAGAGTTAATAAAGAAGTTACCATCACGTATTATCCTATACTTAGTGAAGATCCTTATACTGAAGAGGAATTTAACACATTCAAAAGGGACGTACAACAAAGTGTTGAAGAGTTACTTAAATCACGAAATTATAATGAATACAAAGTAAATGTTCTTGCAGATTGGGTGGACAGTAATGGGTGGAATGAAAGATGGGATAAGAAATTTATGCTTTTTGAAGAGATAGAATCTCAAATGGAACAAGACCACAATATCGAGGTTACAGCAAGTATTTCCCCTTCGATGTTAATTCTCAAATTCTATAGAGATGGTGAATTGATAACAAACCCTGAAGAGGTCAACTACTATCACACAGAATTTATCGACCTTTCTATTGAAAGAGGTACGAGTATCAACTTTAAAGAAGTAACATATTTTGGCATGGATGAATTAAGTGAGTATTGGTATAAAGTTGTTTTAGCAATTGATTTAGGGTTAAAGGAAATTGAAGAACTAAAAGTTAGTTCTACGACCATATTAACAATCGATGATCCAATTATTGTTAATACGGATATTAATAGTTCAGATCCAAAAGCAAATGAAATGGAAAAAAAGATTAAGCAATTAATACAAGAATTTTTTGAATACAAACCGATTAGCGAAAAGGCTTCTGGACCTGTAGATGTTATTGTTAAGCATAAAGAAGCTACCTCTACTGATAAGAATAATAACAATAATAATGCTATATATTCTCAACAAGAGTTAGACGAATTACAGAAACAAGTTGATGAAGGACATAGGTCTGGATTGCTTGATCCTGAACAAGTAGCCAGAGAGTTTTTAGATATGATGAATCACATAAAGGTAGATGAGAACACTGATTCTAAATTGATCGTTGATGAAGAAACGAAAAAGATAATTCAATATAGGCTTCTTGATGGAAGGTCAATCCAGTTAGAATTAATTCAACCTAGCAAAAAAGGAGTCGGAGGAATATTTGTTGTTAGTCACTTCATTTTTGTAGATCCAATAAGTAATCCATTACCACAGTTAAGTAATTCACCACTATTTATTGATTTGCGAAGTAACGAGTATGTTGATAAAAAAGATTTAGAATTAATAAAAGCTAAGATCATGAATTTCAAACTACAAAATGGTGAATATATATATGAAATTTTTAATGACAAATTCTCGAAACCAACATGGATTATTGCTAGTTTAGATAGTACAGTCATCCATTTTACAGGCTTTTATAATGGGAATGAATATAAAATTGATTTTAATCGTTGGAGTCCAAGATGGTTGAATATCTCTATTGATGATGAGGAAATACATGAAGATGAGGTATCTGATTATTTTGATAATCTCGTTAAACAACTAACAAAACAATAAGTTTAATTAATGATAAAAATTCCAAAAATGTTAGTCAACCCAAAAATAAAAGAATGAATGGCGTAATACCTCAATGGATTTAGAACAGAAAATGCATTTTGGGAGTATAAGGACCTTAGCAATCTAATACTCTATCAATATTTACAAGAGGAGTGTAGAGGAGAAAAGTATTTCTCTACACTCTATTCTTTCTCATGCAATAGTTCTGCTTTAAAGAATAATAAATATAAAAGAATTTATCTGCACATAAAAATAACTGAAAATTAAAAATTATTATGTTGTAAGGAGAGAGAAACTTGGTGATAGTAGAAGATACCTTTTTAAAAGAATCTTTTATTTCTAAATGGTCAATTTCTAATTTTCTACCGGAAGAGATGGTCTCTAAACTGACCCTTTGCAGGTATGATCAAGGGGAACTAGTTATTGATTCGAAAGATAATATGCAAAATTTACACTTTTTAGTTATGGGAAAAGTTAAAGCCTATACCATTAATCAAGAAGGGAAAGTTTTTCTCTTTAAGTTTTTTAACCCATTTAGTGTCTTCGGAGAATTAGAATATGTAACAAAACAATTTAAACATCCATCCTTTTACCTTGAAACAATGAATGAATCTTATGTTCTAAAAATCTCATGGTCTGATTTATCTCAACTAACCCCGAACAATAAATTAAAGCTTATGAAATATTTAAATGAATTGTTAGCTCAAAAGCTTACACTTACAACTGATTTATTATGGTTATTTGTATACACATCATTAGAAGAAAGGTTAGCAAGATACTTATTGGAGGTAAGTAATAAAGTAGGTTCATTTCAACCTAGTTATACTGTTAAAATCATTGAGTTAGCTCAGCTTCTCGGAACAAGTAACCGACATCTTTTACGTACGATCAAAAAAATGACTGATCAAGGACTGATTATGAAAGAAAAGAATGAGATTAAAATTATAAATGAAATCAAATTAAAAGAAATGGTAATTAAGAATTTATATGAATTGTAGGGTTATAAACAACATTATTTTAGAAATGTTTGTTATTTATATGGAAGGTTCTATTGGGTTACCGTTTTTATAATAACGCTATTTTTCGTAAATATTGTTGTTTATGATATAAATTTCATTATGTTTATATTCTTCTATTTGAATAAGATGAAAAAATAATAACAATGATAAATCTGTTTTATTTGAAAAAAAGCATGAGTTGGTGAATAAATTATGAAAAACATTTCTTGGTTAAAAGGTCTTATGTTCGGTGTTTTATTTTCATTCATTACAACATTTTTATTTATCTTATTAGGATATGCCGTGGCTAGTGGAATCCATTTTGTTTTGATAAATAATTGGTTGTATTTCTTAGTAATAATTCCTGTAACGTTTACTGTTGCTATATTAAGAGGATATTTTAGAAATAGAAATGAATTTTCTAATAAAGTACGTTGGCTTTTAAGTTTTATATGCACATCTCTCATAATCCTATTTGCCGGCACTCTATTTTCAATCATTACAGTCTTTTTATTTGCCCAAATAGGAATAGTATGGGCTGGTGGCAGAATAACTTTATTCTTTGGGTCGGAAAGTTGGTTATATTACTCTGTAATAATTCCTTTTACTATTACTTTTGCAATATTAGGAGGATACTTTCACAATAGAAATGAATTGTCTAATAAAAAACTTTGGGCAATAAGTCTTATATGTGCATTTCTAGTAACCTTATACAGTGGAACAATTGGTGCGATTTTTGGCGAAACTATCGTTAGAGGTGGTATGGAGACGATAAATGTTGAAGGAACTTTAGTATGGGGGGCACTTTATGCTTTTATTTTACTACCCTTTACCACACCATTTGCAAGGTTTCTGATAGGAATTTTCTACAAAATCATTGAAAATAAAAAACCGAATTACTTAAAACTTTAACCTCTTATATAGGGGTTTTTTTGAGTATGACTTCACCATTATCCCTCCTAAAACTTTGATGATAGATTTAATGCTTATCCTCATCCTCATTATTCAGCCCTCACGATCTAGATTAGTGTGAGGGCTTCTGGCTTGAAATTGATAAAAATTCATTAAACTTAATTAAATCAAGCTCGCTGATAACACTACAATAAAGGACCAAATGGCAAGTAGTATAACATCAATTACTATATTTACGTTTCGAACTACATGGAAATAATATTTGACAACGATAATAAAAAGTGATAATTCATTTATAAACCACCTGGTCTAGACTAACTGGTTTATAAATAAATTAAGGGGGAATAGCCAAATTGAAGGAAAAATCATTTGAAAGGAAGCAAGAACTACTTGAAGCTGCACTAGACGTTTTTTCGCAAAAAAGTTATGAAGACGCTTCACTAAATAGCATCATAAAGAAGGCAGGTATAAGCAAAGGTACTTTTTACTATCATTTCGGAGATAAACAAGAACTATATATTTTTTTACTGGAGTCTTCTTCAAAAGCAAAATGGGACTTTATTAATAATAAGATTCATGAATACAAAGAGAGAAATGCTGAAATAGATATTTTTGATATGTTTAAGCTACAGGCTAGAATTGGTGTAGAGTTTGCCATTACTTTCCCGAAGTACTACAAGTTAACTAAGATGATGCTCAAAGAAAAAAATAATGAAATATTTGAAGTCGCAATAAATACACTTGGAAGGGATTCTGGTGAAATTCTTGTAAACATGATTGACAAGGCAGTAGAGGATGGAATCTTTAAGGAGGAATTTCCAAGAGATTTTATTGTGAAATCTGTAAGTTACATGTTTTCCCATTTTAATGAAATATTCAATGAAGAAGACGATTTTGATCTGAACAGAACACTTCAAAACTTAGAACTTTTTGTTGATTTTATGAAGTATGGTTTAAAAAAACAATGAAACCTTTATTAACGTTAAAGTTTAAACATCCTGAAGTCAGGGAGAGCATTTACCTCCACCTGATTGGAAAATCTCATATGTAGTTGTATAAAACAAGAGCTTAGAATAATAAAAAGGATGATGATAATGAAGAATAAAAAACGAATTGATATGATGGTAGCCCTTATTTTTGCCATCTTCACAATAACTTTTTTAATTTTATTTAGAACGAATCAAGACTTTTTTAATTGGACTTTCGAAAGGCATCACAATGTATTAAGCTGGTATGTCAGGCCGTTGTTTCTAATACCTTTTTGTTTCTTTGCTTACAAGAGGAGCTTGGCAGGTATTTCAGCAACAATATTTTTGCAATTTACTAGCATGTTTTGGTTTCCTAAGCCCGAAACTACTAATGAGCTTGTAAATCAATTTTTGGCAATGGAAATGGTGTACTTACAGGGGGAGTTGAACTTTTCACTAATTTCACAAACCCTTCTAATACCTATATCATTCATTGCTTTAGGAGTAGTTCTCTGGAAACGTAATTTAAAGCTTGGAATTTCTGTTGTTATCCTTATGACCATCGGTAAAATGATTTGGAGTGTGGTTCAGGGTGGGGAATCTGGAACATCAATCTTTATTCCTGCCATGTTAGGCCTAATAATTTGTATAGGTGCCATAGCCTTTGGTTTTAAAAGGCTAGAGAAAAAAGCAAAGCAATAGAGAGAGGTTGTTTTTATGAATATTAAAACATGTCTAATCACAGGGGCTAATACAGGAATCGGTAAAGCAGCAGCTATACAGATAGCAAAAGAAGGTTATCATGTAATACTGGCATGTAGAAGTAAGGAAAGAGGAGAGATAGCTTTAGAAGAAGTACGCAAAGCGAGCAATAGCAGTTCAATTGAATTAATGCTTGTGGATTTATCTTTACAATCATCAATAAAGGATATGGTAGAAAAATTCCGATTACAATATGATAGATTAGATGTCCTTATTCACAATGCAGCAATCTTTGATATCACACAAAAAAAAGTCAAGTATACAAAAGAAGGGATCGAAAGTATATGGGCAACCAATCACTTAGGCCCAGTACTACTAACACAACTGTTATTAGGGTCGCTTAAGCGTAGTCCTCAGGGTAGAATTATTACAATATCCTCAAAAGGTTTGCTTGCTCATCCTTATTTACAAGTTGACCTGGAAGACCCTGAATTTCGAAATCGAAAATTTAATGTAGCTAAGATGT
This portion of the Cytobacillus sp. IB215665 genome encodes:
- a CDS encoding BlaI/MecI/CopY family transcriptional regulator encodes the protein MNNQSKISESEWRVMEVLWENSPLTSAEIIHQLSSTTDWNPKTIHTLINRLVKKEVLGVKKGERFKLFFPLISAEECRKMETTSFLQKVYSGSRQMFITNFIKDEKLTEKEIEELKTLLQQKRENEE
- a CDS encoding TetR/AcrR family transcriptional regulator → MKEKSFERKQELLEAALDVFSQKSYEDASLNSIIKKAGISKGTFYYHFGDKQELYIFLLESSSKAKWDFINNKIHEYKERNAEIDIFDMFKLQARIGVEFAITFPKYYKLTKMMLKEKNNEIFEVAINTLGRDSGEILVNMIDKAVEDGIFKEEFPRDFIVKSVSYMFSHFNEIFNEEDDFDLNRTLQNLELFVDFMKYGLKKQ
- a CDS encoding Crp/Fnr family transcriptional regulator, coding for MIVEDTFLKESFISKWSISNFLPEEMVSKLTLCRYDQGELVIDSKDNMQNLHFLVMGKVKAYTINQEGKVFLFKFFNPFSVFGELEYVTKQFKHPSFYLETMNESYVLKISWSDLSQLTPNNKLKLMKYLNELLAQKLTLTTDLLWLFVYTSLEERLARYLLEVSNKVGSFQPSYTVKIIELAQLLGTSNRHLLRTIKKMTDQGLIMKEKNEIKIINEIKLKEMVIKNLYEL
- a CDS encoding SDR family NAD(P)-dependent oxidoreductase, coding for MNIKTCLITGANTGIGKAAAIQIAKEGYHVILACRSKERGEIALEEVRKASNSSSIELMLVDLSLQSSIKDMVEKFRLQYDRLDVLIHNAAIFDITQKKVKYTKEGIESIWATNHLGPVLLTQLLLGSLKRSPQGRIITISSKGLLAHPYLQVDLEDPEFRNRKFNVAKMYYQSKIAQVMYSYWLAKKLEKTNITVNSIRVTNVKVDLSRYPNLSNIEKLGYILKSKSSITPEEMAKTYTYLATSNEVNEVTGKYYDEKNKMVRSSKYSYDFDNINRVMDVSMKFINM
- a CDS encoding M56 family metallopeptidase, giving the protein MDVQGLFSLVLSLSLLGSVMTGVIFLMKKGFHNKMSAHWHYYIWLLLIARLIIPYSFETSLLMPEKEPELSTSNSEEFEGTNNQISTIEKQESNNVIEEVSPVISRDKEKVVSIKSLKQILPIIWIAGATITLLIMLIVNFHFHWRLTKNEKCENYELLNLLEECKKKLKVKAKVQIIYDDSMGTPSVVGFFRPKILVNKNMLNSLSSNEIKFVLLHELTHVKRNDILIHWLIIFVQAIHWFNPIIWCSFYAMRKDCEISCDASVLSRLKREEHLEYGFSLLTVIEQISKKTLIPRSIGMSTSRSHMKLRLERITMFNKPSWKWISLSSMLAVGIILSGFTTFTNATSNHLIDTYETFSIEEEIISVAQGVQYDLKFSRVNKEVTITYYPILSEDPYTEEEFNTFKRDVQQSVEELLKSRNYNEYKVNVLADWVDSNGWNERWDKKFMLFEEIESQMEQDHNIEVTASISPSMLILKFYRDGELITNPEEVNYYHTEFIDLSIERGTSINFKEVTYFGMDELSEYWYKVVLAIDLGLKEIEELKVSSTTILTIDDPIIVNTDINSSDPKANEMEKKIKQLIQEFFEYKPISEKASGPVDVIVKHKEATSTDKNNNNNNAIYSQQELDELQKQVDEGHRSGLLDPEQVAREFLDMMNHIKVDENTDSKLIVDEETKKIIQYRLLDGRSIQLELIQPSKKGVGGIFVVSHFIFVDPISNPLPQLSNSPLFIDLRSNEYVDKKDLELIKAKIMNFKLQNGEYIYEIFNDKFSKPTWIIASLDSTVIHFTGFYNGNEYKIDFNRWSPRWLNISIDDEEIHEDEVSDYFDNLVKQLTKQ